A single Osmerus mordax isolate fOsmMor3 chromosome 9, fOsmMor3.pri, whole genome shotgun sequence DNA region contains:
- the znf593 gene encoding zinc finger protein 593 → MGKSKQIKNHNNGRKKNIAKTWKTKRRTKDLDEIHSDMKPETASKLLKQPVDFDVTGCAQNYCLHCARYFVDLNSMKEHFKTKVHKRRLKKLRDEPYSQAEAERAAGMGSYVPHKVMEVKTQPIEEEMKTE, encoded by the exons ATGGGGAAATCGAAGCAGATAAAGAATCACAATAATGGCAGAAAGAAGAACATTGCAAAGACATGGAAGACTAAACGCAGGACCAAGGACCTGGATGAAATTCACTCCGACATGAAACCCGAAACTGCAAGCAAACTGCTCAAACAGCCAGTTGACTTCGATGTCACAGGATGTGCACAGAACTACTGTTTACATTGCGC GCGGTATTTTGTTGATCTGAATTCCATGAAAGAGCACTTCAAAACCAAAGTGCACAAACGACG GCTGAAAAAGCTCAGAGACGAGCCCTACAgccaggcagaggcagagagggctgcAGGTATGGGCTCCTATGTGCCCCACAAAGTCATGGAGGTAAAGACACAGCCAATCGAGGAGGAGATGAAAACTGAATGA
- the selenon gene encoding selenoprotein N: MAADVDKTIAGNKNVTPQEKKHLNMISPSSGELASGRNKRRSWITGAISLTMLTLIIVPVLAFCYKYYQDSQLLRRHKEGVKTLGTEGLFLFSSLDTDHDLFLSPEEFKPIAEKLTGIAPPGDFEEEELADPNGEILALEAQMQPLLMDTMTKSKDGFLGVTHSSLIGLRSWRSPAVPSSTFSATQFRALLPPKGKDQVGDTWWVIPSELNIFTGYLPNNRYHPPAPRGKEVLIHSLLSMFHPRPFIKSRFAPQGAVACIQASSDFYFHIAFRIHAEFQLNDVPDFPFWFTPGQFTGHIIMSRDASHIREFRLYVPNNRSLNVDMEWLYGASESSNMEVDIGYLPQMELQSFGPSTPSFIQDEEGNVIDSRGQEDDPIQFVFEDIHWTSEISQEDATRRIEVTFYPFKKVSYLPFSEAFERAQAEGKLVHSILLWGALDDQSCUGSGRTLRETVLESSPVLALLNQSFVSSWSLVKELEDMQADEQDPVLSQRARLHLEKYSFPVEMMVALPNGTILHHINANYFLDETSMKPEEEGAPFSFSGGFEDPSTSTYIHFLKEGLEKAKQYLAH; the protein is encoded by the exons ATGGCCGCGGACGTCGATAAAACGATTGCGGGAAATAAGAATGTTACGCCCCAGGAGAAAAAGCATCTAAACATGATATCTCCAAGCAGTGGAGAACTTGCGTCTGGCAGGAACAAGAGAAGATCATGGATCACCGGGGCAATCTCCTTAACAATGTTGACGCTAATTATTGTGCCAGTCCTCGCCTTTTGCTACAAATACTACCAGGACTCACAGCTTCTCAGACGTCAC AAAGAGGGTGTGAAGACTCTGGGCACCGAGGGGCTCTTCCTGTTCTCCTCGTTAGACACGGACCACGACCTGTTTCTCAGCCCGGAGGAGTTCAAGCCTATAGCTGAGAAACTCACAG GGATTGCACCTCCTGGTGATTTTGAGGAGGAAGAGCTCGCTGACCCGAACGGTGAGATCCTGGCCTTGGAAGCCCAGATGCAGCCTCTGTTGATGGACACAATGACCAAGAGCAAGGATGGCTTCCTCGGG GTTACACACAGTTCCCTTATTGGTCTGAGGTCTTGGCGCAGTCCAGCtgtgccctcctccaccttctctgccACCCAGTTCAGGGCACTCCTCCCCCCCAAAGGCAAGGACCAGGTGGGCGACACCTGGTGGGTCATTCCCAGTGAGCTTAACATATTTACAGGGTACCTACCCAACAACCGTTACCACCCCCCAGCACCACGAGGCAAAGAG GTGCTCATCCACTCCCTGTTGAGTATGTTCCACCCCAGACCCTTCATCAAGTCCCGCTTCGCCCCGCAGGGGGCCGTGGCCTGCATACAAGCCAGCAGTGACTTCTACTTCCACATCGCCTTCAG GATCCATGCAGAGTTCCAGCTCAACGACGTCCCCGATTTCCCCTTCTGGTTTACGCCTGGGCAGTTCACTGGCCACATCATCATGTCCAGGGATGCGTCACATATACGAGAGTTCCGCCTCTACGTGCCCAACAATAG GTCTCTGAATGTGGACATGGAGTGGCTCTATGGAGCCAGTGAGAGCAGTAATATGGAGGTGGACATCGGCTACCTGCCACAG atgGAGTTGCAGTCATTCggtccctccactccctccttcaTCCAGGATGAGGAAGGAAATGTTAtcgacagcagaggacaggaggacgaCCCCATCCAGTTTGTCTTTGAGGACATTCACTGGACGTCAGAGATCAGCCAAGAGGATGCCACTCGGCGCATAGAGGTCACATTCTACCCTTTCAAAAAG GTGTCCTACCTGCCTTTCTCTGAAGCGTTTGAGAGGGCGCAGGCTGAGGGGAAGCTGGTGCACTCCATTCTCCTGTGGGGGGCGCTAGACGACCAGTCCTGCTGAG GTTCGGGGCGGACTCTCCGGGAGACAGTCCTGGAAAGTTCGCCCGTCCTAGCTCTGCTCAACCAGAGCTTCGTCAGCAGCTGGTCTCTTGTGAAGGAGCTGGAAGACATGCAG GCTGATGAGCAGGACCCTGTGTTGAGTCAGAGGGCCCGCCTGCACCTAGAGAAGTACAGCTTCCCTGTAGAGATGATGGTGGCACTGCCCAACGGCACCATA CTCCACCACATTAATGCTAATTACTTCCTGGATGAAACGTCCATGAAGCCTGAAGAGGAAGGAGCCCCGTTCAGTTTCTCTGGGGGGTTTGAGGACCCGTCCACCTCCACTTACATCCACTTCCTCAAAGAAGGCCTGGAGAAAGCCAAGCAGTACCTGGCACactaa
- the si:ch211-15d5.11 gene encoding nuclear receptor coactivator 7, producing the protein MENKLQRDKTRPSYFGNVKTRLGSKLPSGVSQPLGFISCPWETQPQARPALEGSGQCHNYHSGAGRPLDHVPHIRNPRLRQYYLQGTTWEPGGLTAIPFEEEQQSSGKANSLPLPEDTVFSITSEFNHIGASDMTKMNRPPSSFSCSSLLSTASSSSSLISRQHLRVPMGKAFNQGSSPPPPPPTNPDPILGLAPELKSNHGAVFTPLACPHSPSPDAEYDKLLDVEAVPMPDGQLCLLALPPECSEGEGPEAMPYLKLFCRSITDRKGVVSGILLVTAKKIFFDPCKTHPLVMEHGCEEYLLSCTVDALASISFFSDISHVHFNTSTHRWKGKKTTPKSKPVTRPQDGKTGRSSLPHHKGETVPALVSAATSNLRSSLTLSLSKGGSEEEEGADRESRDMDEAERQREGSPLEELAVQSAGPLGVAVLSSAATFCCGGQETAGNKVKMELVHLDDKEKEFHLKNQMGSSRTFPGSSGGLMFVRMRVHRSSGKKKSLGSKTLPRRDNWFTLSQESSDELYAYLSHWRPDLCILEGGGEEEGEGDEEEFVLVNDREEEEECEEEELDMSQKCGRMLEDWEMVSVEDGGGKSAMVIDTEGLAEIVEQSRILEASHVRELSAELPPRTVGHPWKLAYSTFRHGSSLKSLYRRLSGTDAPVLVIIKDALNQVFGSFLSHPLRPSEKFYGTGETFLFMLHPRFKCFKWTGENSFFIKGDLDSFAIGGGSGHFGLWLDETLYLGRSSPCYTFNNCCLSETDDFRVMELEVWTF; encoded by the exons ATGGAGAACAAGCTACAGAGGGACAAAACCAGGCCCAGCTACTTTGGCAACGTCAAGACCAG GCTGGGCTCCAAGCTGCCCTCAGGTGTCTCCCAGCCACTAGGCTTCATTTCGTGCCCCTGGGagacccagcctcaggcccGCCCAGCCCTGGAGGGCAGTGGCCAGTGCCACAACTACCACAGCGGTGCAGGCCGGCCTCTTGACCACGTCCCCCACATCAGAAATCCTCGCCTGCGGCAGTACTACCTCCAAG GCACGACTTGGGAACCAGGTGGCCTCACTGCCATTCCCTTTGAGGAGGAACAACAGTCATCTGGCAAAGCCAACAGTCTG cCCCTCCCTGAGGACACAGTTTTCAGCATCACGTCGGAGTTCAACCACATTGGAGCCTCAGACATGACCAAGATGAATAgacctccttcctctttctcctgttcctctctcctttccactgcctcctcctcctcctccctgatctCCAGACAG CACCTCCGTGTTCCGATGGGAAAGGCGTTCAACCAAGGTTCatcccctccgcctcctcctccaaccaacCCTGACCCTATTTTGGGACTGGCTCCAGAGCTGAAGAGCAACCATGGGGCTGTCTTTACTCCCCTGGCCtgtcctcactccccctccccagatGCAGAGTATGACAAACTGCTG GATGTAGAGGCGGTGCCCATGCCTGACGGACAGCTCTGTCTACTGGCCCTGCCACCAGAGTGTtccgagggggaggggcctgagGCCATGCCATATCTCAAATTGTTCTGCCGCTCCATCACAGATCGGAAG gGTGTAGTTTCTGGTATTCTGCTGGTGACTGCCAAAAAGATCTTTTTCGACCCATGTAAGACCCACCCCCTTGTGATGGAGCATGGCTGTGAGGAGTATCTGCTGTCCTGCACCGTGGATGCCCtagcctccatctccttcttctCAGACATCTCCCATGTGCACTttaacacctccacacacag GTGGAAAGGCAAGAAAACCACACCCAAGTCCAAACCTGTCACTAGGCCCCAGGATGGGAAAACAGGGCGTAGTAGTCTTCCCCACCACAAGGGGGAGACTGTTCCAGCTCTGGTGTCTGCAGCCACCTCAAACCTGAGGAGCAGCCTGACCCTGAGCTTGAGCAAGGGGggatctgaggaggaggagggggcggacagggagagcagggacATGGACGAGGCCGAGAGGCAGCGAGAGGGAAGCCCTCTGGAGGAGCTGGCAGTGCAGTctgcagggcccctgggggtgGCTGTCTTAAGCAGTGCCGCTACCTTCtgttgtggaggacaggagactgcTGGCAACAAAGTGAAAATGGAGCTGGTGCATCTGgatgacaaagagaaagagttcCATTTGAAGAATCAGATGG gctcttctagaacattcccaggtagttctggaggactgaTGTTTGTCCGGATGCGTGTTCATAGGTCATCTGGCAAGAAAAAGAGTTTGGGTTCCAAAACCCTCCCACGGAGAGACAACTGGTTTACTCTCTCGCAGGAGAG CTCAGATGAGCTGTACGCTTACCTGAGCCACTGGAGACCTGATCTGTGtatcctggagggggggggtgaggaggagggggaaggggacgaAGAGGAGTTTGTTCTTGTCAAcgatagggaggaggaggaggaatgtgaAGAAGAGGAGCTTGACATGTCCCAGAAGTGTGGACGTATGTTGGAGGATTGGGAG aTGGTATCTGTAGAGGATGGTGGAGGGAAGTCAGCCATGGTCATAGACACAGAGGGACTGGCTGAGATTGTAGAGCAGAGTCGAATCTTAGAGGCCTCACATGTCAGAGAG ttgTCAGCAGAGCTGCCTCCCAGGACAGTGGGCCACCCTTGGAAGCTGGCCTACAGCACTTTTCGTCACGGCTCCAGCCTCAAATCCCTCTACAGGAGGCTCAGCGGAACTGATGCGCCTGTCCTTGTCATTATCAAAGATGCGCTCAACCAG GTGTTTGGTAGCTTCCTGTCCCACCCTCTGAGGCCCAGTGAGAAGTTCTATGGTACAGGAGAAACCTTCCTCTTTATGTTGCATCCACGTTTCAAG TGTTTTAAGTGGacaggagaaaactcatttttcaTAAAGGGGGACTTGGACTCATTTGCTATTGGTGGAGGAAg TGGGCATTTTGGTCTGTGGCTGGATGAAACCCTGTACCTGGGCCGGAGCAGTCCCTGCTACACCTTCAACAACTGCTGCTTGTCAGAGACCGATGACTTCCGGGTCATGGAGCTGGAGGTGTGGACCTTCTGA
- the mtfr1l gene encoding mitochondrial fission regulator 1-like isoform X1, which translates to METDAEVIPIWQNKPHGSTRSVVRRIGSTLPLKPCPRACFQELPGLPPLRPMDGPMVPTLADIAWIAADEEETYARVRSDSRPLRHEWRPTPLLVLHRNSSVPNFRREGSKKMEGLRKPGVTAMNRTTALQDELSRLRSQIAKIVSNDTGSNPMTPDLLSPDDTSMSFSLAPFETAPYQPAATAAASFVISDVTEEEEEDDEEEDDVVSVVSELVPDPLPPVSMTASATFDLDRPSMEFREAEEDTVSLSKSTSFADVMDILKDMNRMKMSKDRYNRGCTSLREENSASLISEALRKKFTLKDEDIGGVKRK; encoded by the exons ATGGAAACTGATGCC GAGGTTATTCCTATTTGGCAGAACAAGCCTCATGGATCCACCCGAAGTGTGGTGAGGAGAATCGGCTCCACTTTGCCCCTTAAGCCCTGCCCCAGGGCATGCTTTCAG GAACTTCCAGGCCTCCCCCCCCTGAGGCCCATGGACGGCCCCATGGTGCCCACCTTGGCAGACATCGCCTGGATCGCagctgatgaggaggagacaTACGCCAGAGTTCG gagtgaCTCGCGCCCCCTGAGGCACGAGTGGCGGCCAACACCCCTGCTGGTGCTCCACAGGAACTCCTCCGTGCCCAACTTCCGCCGTGAGGGCAGCAAGAAGATGGAAGGTCTGAGGAAGCCAGGAGTGACGGCCATGAACAGAACCACGGCCTTGCAGGACGAGCTCAGCAGGCTGCGTTCCCAGATTGCCAAGATCGTTTCCAACGACACTG GCTCCAAccccatgacccctgacctgctcTCCCCTGACGACACTAGTATGAGTTTCTCCTTGGCGCCCTTCGAAACGGCACCATACCAGCCTGCCGCCACTGCTGCAGCTTCCTTCGTCATCAGTGATGTcaccgaggaggaagaggaagacgacgaggaggaagatgatgtgGTGTCCGTCGTATCGGAGCTGGTGCCCGACCCCCTACCACCAGTGTCCATGACCGCCTCAGCCACGTTCGACCTTGACCGCCCCAGCATGGAGTTccgggaggcagaggaggacacGGTGTCCCTCTCCAAGTCCACCAGCTTTGCTGATGTCATGGACATCCTGAAAGACATGAACCGAATGAAGATGAGCAAGGACAG ATACAACAGAGGCTGTACATCGCTGAGAGAGGAAAACTCTGCTTCCCTAATCTCTGAGGCTCTGAGGAAGAAGTTTACACTGAAGGATGAAGACATTGGTGGTGTCAAACGGAAGTAG
- the mtfr1l gene encoding mitochondrial fission regulator 1-like isoform X2, whose amino-acid sequence METDANKPHGSTRSVVRRIGSTLPLKPCPRACFQELPGLPPLRPMDGPMVPTLADIAWIAADEEETYARVRSDSRPLRHEWRPTPLLVLHRNSSVPNFRREGSKKMEGLRKPGVTAMNRTTALQDELSRLRSQIAKIVSNDTGSNPMTPDLLSPDDTSMSFSLAPFETAPYQPAATAAASFVISDVTEEEEEDDEEEDDVVSVVSELVPDPLPPVSMTASATFDLDRPSMEFREAEEDTVSLSKSTSFADVMDILKDMNRMKMSKDRYNRGCTSLREENSASLISEALRKKFTLKDEDIGGVKRK is encoded by the exons ATGGAAACTGATGCC AACAAGCCTCATGGATCCACCCGAAGTGTGGTGAGGAGAATCGGCTCCACTTTGCCCCTTAAGCCCTGCCCCAGGGCATGCTTTCAG GAACTTCCAGGCCTCCCCCCCCTGAGGCCCATGGACGGCCCCATGGTGCCCACCTTGGCAGACATCGCCTGGATCGCagctgatgaggaggagacaTACGCCAGAGTTCG gagtgaCTCGCGCCCCCTGAGGCACGAGTGGCGGCCAACACCCCTGCTGGTGCTCCACAGGAACTCCTCCGTGCCCAACTTCCGCCGTGAGGGCAGCAAGAAGATGGAAGGTCTGAGGAAGCCAGGAGTGACGGCCATGAACAGAACCACGGCCTTGCAGGACGAGCTCAGCAGGCTGCGTTCCCAGATTGCCAAGATCGTTTCCAACGACACTG GCTCCAAccccatgacccctgacctgctcTCCCCTGACGACACTAGTATGAGTTTCTCCTTGGCGCCCTTCGAAACGGCACCATACCAGCCTGCCGCCACTGCTGCAGCTTCCTTCGTCATCAGTGATGTcaccgaggaggaagaggaagacgacgaggaggaagatgatgtgGTGTCCGTCGTATCGGAGCTGGTGCCCGACCCCCTACCACCAGTGTCCATGACCGCCTCAGCCACGTTCGACCTTGACCGCCCCAGCATGGAGTTccgggaggcagaggaggacacGGTGTCCCTCTCCAAGTCCACCAGCTTTGCTGATGTCATGGACATCCTGAAAGACATGAACCGAATGAAGATGAGCAAGGACAG ATACAACAGAGGCTGTACATCGCTGAGAGAGGAAAACTCTGCTTCCCTAATCTCTGAGGCTCTGAGGAAGAAGTTTACACTGAAGGATGAAGACATTGGTGGTGTCAAACGGAAGTAG